From Lycium ferocissimum isolate CSIRO_LF1 chromosome 12, AGI_CSIRO_Lferr_CH_V1, whole genome shotgun sequence, one genomic window encodes:
- the LOC132039775 gene encoding pentatricopeptide repeat-containing protein At3g14730: MKCLSIFKAQCQYSVSFSSIAYKSFDIKTLIVSLQSSANEKNIIGGKQIHCHMLRCGHLNLSPMPTTSLINMYSKCNSISNALSVFYTSPLVHNVFAYNAIIAGLIANDLPKRVFEFYFQMRVVGVMPDKFTFPCVLKACRNEVDVKKIHALVFKLGLEVDLFIGSALLHSYLMYRLVDFALDVFEDLPEREDVVLWNAMINGYALTGEFGISLMVFRWMIEDGVVPNKFSITGVLSALANYGEFYNGKVIHGFVIKMGFDLGVAISNALIDMYGKCCSVADAFEVFEMMDVKDIFSWNSMICVHEQCGDHEGTLRLFKRMLSTGVRPDLVTVTTTLPACAHLAALRHGREMHAYMIVNGLRKDAADKEYNDTYIDNAILDMYAKCGNMREAHLIFDIMNFKDVASWNIMIKGYGMHGFGVKALELFSDMCKAKLRPDDVTFVGVLSACSHSGLVKQGREFLAQMQPKYGVVPSIEHYTSVIDMLGRAGQLEAAYQLLLTMPIKANSVVWRAFLAACRLHGNSDLAEVAANQVLDLEPEHCGSYVILSNVYGQTGRYEEVLEVRDAMKLQNVRKTPGCSWIELHNGVHVFITADKSHPEGNLIYAGLNSLTARLREHGYTPESDALESSP; this comes from the coding sequence ATGAAATGTTTGTCAATATTTAAAGCACAATGCCAATATTCAGTCAGTTTTTCATCCATTGCTTACAAGTCTTTTGATATCAAGACTTTAATTGTATCACTTCAATCAAGTGCTAATGAAAAAAACATCATAGGAGGGAAACAAATCCATTGCCACATGCTTAGATGTGGCCATTTGAATTTATCTCCAATGCCTACAACTAGCCTTATTAACATGTACTCGAAATGCAACTCGATATCCAATGCGTTATCGGTATTCTATACTTCACCACTTGTTCATAATGTGTTTGCTTATAATGCTATAATAGCAGGGTTAATTGCCAATGACTTGCCTAAAAGAGTTTTTGAATTCTATTTCCAAATGAGGGTAGTTGGTGTCATGCCTGATAAATTCACTTTCCCTTGTGTGCTTAAGGCTTGTAGAAATGAAGTAGACGTGAAAAAGATTCACGCGTTAGTTTTTAAACTTGGGTTAGAGGTTGATTTGTTTATCGGTAGTGCTTTGTTGCATAGTTATTTGATGTATAGGTTGGTGGATTTTGCGTTAGATGTCTTTGAGGATTTACCGGAGAGGGAAGATGTTGTGCTTTGGAATGCCATGATAAATGGCTATGCTCTAACAGGTGAGTTTGGTATTTCTTTGATGGTTTTTAGGTGGATGATTGAGGATGGGGTTGTTCCGAACAAGTTTAGCATAACGGGCGTACTTTCAGCTCTGGCAAATTATGGGGAATTTTATAATGGAAAGGTGATACATGGGTTTGTGATAAAAATGGGATTTGATTTGGGAGTTGCGATTTCAAATGCATTAATAGACATGTATGGTAAATGTTGTTCTGTTGCTGATGCTTTTGAGGTTTTCGAGATGATGGATGTTAAGGATATATTTTCATGGAACTCAATGATTTGTGTGCATGAACAATGTGGTGATCACGAGGGAACATTGAGGCTTTTTAAAAGGATGTTGTCCACTGGAGTACGTCCTGATTTGGTGACTGTCACCACTACACTTCCTGCTTGTGCTCATTTAGCAGCATTGAGGCATGGTAGAGagatgcatgcatacatgatagtTAATGGTCTGAGGAAAGATGCTGCTGACAAAGAATACAATGATACTTACATTGACAATGCGATTTTGGACATGTATGCAAAATGTGGAAACATGCGTGAAGCTCATCTGATCTTTGATATAATGAATTTCAAAGATGTGGCATCGTGGAATATTATGATTAAGGGGTATGGCATGCATGGATTTGGCGTCAAGGCGTTAGAATTGTTTTCTGATATGTGTAAGGCAAAATTGAGGCCTGATGATGTCACATTTGTTGGGGTTTTGTCAGCTTGCAGCCATTCAGGTCTTGTAAAACAGGGGAGAGAATTTCTTGCACAAATGCAGCCGAAGTATGGTGTTGTGCCTTCTATTGAACATTACACCTCTGTGATTGACATGCTAGGTCGTGCTGGGCAGCTTGAAGCTGCTTATCAGTTGTTATTAACAATGCCCATTAAGGCCAATTCTGTAGTATGGAGGGCATTCTTGGCTGCCTGTCGTCTCCATGGTAATTCCGATCTAGCTGAGGTTGCTGCAAATCAGGTACTTGATCTTGAACCAGAGCATTGTGGAAGTTATGTCATATTATCAAATGTTTATGGACAGACTGGTCGCTATGAAGAGGTATTAGAGGTACGAGATGCAATGAAGCTACAAAATGTAAGGAAGACACCTGGTTGCAGTTGGATTGAACTTCATAATGGTGTCCATGTCTTTATCACTGCTGATAAGTCACATCCCGAAGGAAACCTTATTTATGCTGGATTGAATTCTTTAACTGCTCGATTGCGTGAGCATGGTTATACACCTGAATCTGATGCCTTGGAAAGCAGTCCATGA
- the LOC132040011 gene encoding uncharacterized protein LOC132040011: MPTLNLFTNVPVDAVVASDILKDATKAVAKIIGKPESYVMILLNGGVPIAFAGTEAPAAYGELISIGGLGPSVNGKLSSTIAEILQTKLSIDSGRFYIKFYDSPVSLYKNKEGNDFLN, from the exons atgccAACTCTAAATCTGTTCACAAATGTGCCAGTAGATGCAGTAGTTGCTTCCGATATTCTTAAAGATGCTACTAAAGCTGTTGCCAAAATCATTGGCAAACCCGAGTCa tatgTGATGATCTTGTTGAATGGAGGAGTTCCTATTGCATTTGCTGGTACCGAAGCTCCTGCTGCCTACGGAGAATTAATCTCCATTGGTGGTCTTGGACCTAGTGTGAATGGCAAACTCAGTTCAACCATTGCAGAGATTCTTCAAACAAAGCTGTCAATAGACAGCGGCAGATTCTACATAAAGTTTTATGATTCTCCGGTAAGTCTTTacaaaaacaaagaaggaaATGATTTTCTTAATTAG